In one window of Onychomys torridus chromosome 5, mOncTor1.1, whole genome shotgun sequence DNA:
- the Dnajb1 gene encoding dnaJ homolog subfamily B member 1, with protein MGKDYYQTLGLARGASDDEIKRAYRRQALRYHPDKNKEPGAEEKFKEIAEAYDVLSDPRKREIFDRYGEEGLKGSGPSGGSSGGANGTSFSYTFHGDPHAMFAEFFGGRNPFDTFFGQRNGEEGMDIDDPFSAFPMGMGGFTNVNFGRARPAQEPTRKKQDPPVTHDLRVSLEEIYSGCTKKMKISHKRLNPDGKSIRNEDKILTIEVKRGWKEGTKITFPKEGDQTSNNIPADIVFVLKDKPHNIFKRDGSDVIYPARISLREALCGCTVNVPTLDGRTIPVVFKDVIRPGMRRKVPGEGLPLPKTPEKRGDLVIEFEIIFPERIPLTSRTVLEQVLPI; from the exons aTGGGCAAGGACTATTACCAGACGCTGGGCCTGGCCCGCGGCGCGTCCGACGACGAGATCAAACGAGCCTACCGCCGCCAGGCGCTGCGCTACCACCCCGACAAGAACAAGGAGCCCGGCGCCGAGGAGAAGTTCAAGGAGATCGCCGAGGCCTACGACGTGCTCAGCGACCCGCGCAAGCGCGAGATTTTCGACCGCTACGGAGAGGAAG GCCTAAAGGGTAGTGGACccagtggtggcagcagtggtggtgctaATGGTACCTCTTTCAGCTACACATTCCATGGAGACCCTCATGCTATGTTTGCTGAGTTCTTTGGTGGCAGAAACCCCTTTGATACCTTTTTTGGGCAGCGCAACGGGGAGGAAGGCATGGACATCGATGACCCGTTCTCTGCCTTCCCCATGGGTATGGGTGGCTTCACCAATGTGAACTTTGGACGTGCCCGCCCTGCCCAAGAGCCCACCCGAAAGAAGCAAGATCCCCCAGTCACCCATGACCTCCGGGTCTCCCTTGAAGAGATCTATAGCGGCTGTACCAAGAAGATGAAAATCTCCCACAAGCGGCTGAACCCTGATGGAAAGAGCATTCGAAATGAAGATAAGATCCTGACCATCGAAGtgaagaggggctggaaagaagggACCAAAATCACCTTTCCCAAGGAAGGGGACCAGACCTCCAACAACATTCCAGCTGACATCGTCTTTGTTTTAAAGGACAAGCCACACAACATCTTCAAGAGAGATGGTTCCGATGTCATTTATCCAGCCAGGATTAGCCTTCGGGAG GCTCTCTGTGGTTGCACTGTAAATGTCCCCACTCTGGACGGCAGGACCATCCCTGTTGTATTCAAAGATGTCATCAGGCCTGGCATGCGGCGGAAAGTTCCTGGAGAAGGCCTCCCTCTCCCCAAAACACCCGAGAAACGTGGGGACCTTGTTATCGAATTTGAAATCATCTTCCCCGAAAGGATTCCCCTGACCTCCAGAACCGTCCTGGAGCAGGTTCTTCCCATATAG